A window of Syngnathoides biaculeatus isolate LvHL_M chromosome 9, ASM1980259v1, whole genome shotgun sequence contains these coding sequences:
- the LOC133505588 gene encoding mucin-19-like, which yields MLLLILLQLLITVVASRTAQSIVLPTRPIPGNNNQDTGGASPQTGNAVTTAGFDETRNVAAGNAQTTAGSAATSNVATTPGNAATANTTTTAGNTATGKEATGNAATTAVNAATGNVATRAGNAVTGNPTTTGGTAVTGNAASTNTATTGGNAATGNAVIGNAATTAISAATGNPATTPGNTATGNAASTNTATAGGNAATGNAVIGNAATTVVSAATGNPATTPGNTATGNAVFGNPATTAGKTATGRAATANAATTAVSAATGNAATGNTVSGNPATTAGNITTGSTATGSAATANAATTAVSAATGNAATGNTVSGNPATTAGNITTGSTANANAATTATGNGATTAGNAVTGNVATGNTATGNAATTTGNAATTARNTATGNTATGNAKTTAVNAGTGNAANKAGNAATGNATTTAGNVATGNIATGNAATTASNAVTSNAASTNRATTGGNAATGNVATTAVNAATGNVATRAGNAVTGNPTTTGGTAVTGNAASTNTATTGGNAATGNAVIGNAATTAISAATGNPATTPGNTATGNDATGSTATANAATTATGNGATTAGNAVTGNVATGNTATGNAATTTGNPATIARNTATGNTATGNPKTTAGNVATGNIATGNAATTASNAVTGNAASTNTATTGGNTATGNAVNGNAATTVVSAATGNPATTPGNTATGNAATGNTVSGNPSTTAGKTATGNAATGNTVSGNPSTTAGKTATGSAATANAATKAVSAATGNSVSGNPATTAGNITTGSTASANAATTATGNGATIAGNAVTGNVATGNTATSNAETTTGNAATGNPATTAGNAVTGNVATGNTATGNAATTTGNAPTGIPATTAGNAVTGNAETTAGNAATTAVSAATGNPATTARSTATGNAATTAGNVATGNTATGTAVTTAGNAATGNSASGNTATTGGNPATGNPATTPGNTTTGNAATGNPATTAGNVATGNTAIGSVMTVNTGATMTAIATHPCKVTNTAVASTHVGSILTCHLAVAFLKLYAI from the exons ATGCTCTTGCTAATCCTGCTCCAACTCCTGATCACCG TTGTAGCATCCAGAACTGCTCAGTCCATTGTGCTCCCCACCAGGCCCATTCCTGGAAATAACAACCAGGATACAGGTGGCGCCTCACCCCAAACTGGCAACGCCGTAACCACAGCTGGCTTTGATGAGACTCGCAACGTAGCAGCAGGCAATGCTCAAACCACAGCTGGCAGTGCTGCGACTAGCAACGTGGCAACCACACCAGGGAATGCAGCAACTGCCAACACCACAACCACTGCAGGGAACACAGCGACTGGCAAAGAAGCAACTGGCAATGCTGCAACCACAGCTGTTAACGCTGCAACTGGCAATGTTGCAACCAGAGCTGGCAATGCTGTGACTGGCAACCCCACAACGACAGGAGGGACTGCAGTAACTGGCAATGCTGCATCTACCAACACAGCAACCACAGGAGGGAATGCAGCAACTGGCAATGCAGTAATTGGCAATGCGGCAACCACAGCTATCAGTGCTGCAACTGGCAACCCTGCAACAACACCAGGGAACACAGCAACTGGCAATGCTGCATCTACCAACACAGCAACCGCAGGAGGGAATGCAGCAACTGGCAATGCAGTAATTGGCAATGCGGCAACCACAGTTGTCAGTGCTGCAACTGGCAACCCTGCAACAACACCAGGGAACACAGCAACTGGCAATGCTGTGTTTGGCAACCCCGCAACCACAGCAGGGAAAACAGCGACTGGCAGGGCAGCAACTGCCAATGCTGCAACCACAGCTGTTAGTGCAGCGACTGGCAATGCTGCGACTGGCAATACTGTGTCTGGCAACCCCGCAACCACAGCAGGGAACATAACAACTGGCAGCACAGCGACTGGCAGCGCAGCAACTGCCAATGCTGCAACCACAGCTGTTAGTGCAGCGACTGGCAATGCTGCGACTGGCAATACTGTGTCTGGCAACCCCGCAACCACAGCAGGGAACATAACAACTGGCAGCACAGCAAACGCCAATGCTGCAACCACAGCGACTGGCAATGGAGCAACCACAGCAGGGAACGCAGTGACTGGCAATGTTGCAACTGGCAACACGGCAACAGGTAATGCTGCAACCACAACTGGCAACGCCGCAACCACAGCAAGGAACACAGCGACTGGCAATACAGCAACTGGCAATGCCAAAACCACAGCTGTTAATGCTGGAACTGGCAACGCCGCAAACAAAGCAGGGAACGCAGCAACTGGCAATGCCACAACCACAGCTGGCAATGTTGCGACTGGCAACATAGCAACAGGAAATGCTGCAACCACAGCTAGCAACGCAGTAACTAGCAACGCTGCATCTACCAACAGAGCAACCACAGGAGGGAATGCAGCAACTGGCAATGTGGCAACCACAGCTGTTAATGCTGCAACTGGCAATGTCGCAACCAGAGCTGGCAATGCTGTGACTGGCAACCCCACAACGACAGGAGGGACTGCAGTAACTGGCAATGCTGCATCTACCAACACAGCAACCACAGGAGGGAATGCAGCAACTGGCAATGCAGTAATTGGCAATGCGGCAACCACAGCTATCAGTGCTGCAACTGGCAACCCTGCAACAACACCAGGGAACACAGCAACTGGCAATGATGCGACTGGCAGCACAGCAACCGCCAATGCTGCAACCACGGCGACTGGCAATGGAGCAACCACAGCAGGGAATGCAGTGACTGGCAATGTTGCAACTGGCAACACGGCAACAGGTAATGCTGCAACCACAACTGGCAACCCAGCAACCATAGCAAGGAACACAGCGACTGGGAATACAGCAACTGGCAATCCCAAAACCACAGCTGGCAATGTTGCGACTGGCAACATAGCAACAGGAAATGCTGCAACCACAGCTAGCAACGCAGTAACTGGCAATGCTGCATCTACCAACACAGCAACCACAGGAGGGAATACAGCAACTGGCAATGCAGTAAATGGCAATGCGGCAACCACAGTTGTCAGTGCTGCAACTGGCAACCCTGCAACAACACCAGGGAACACAGCAACTGGCAATGCTGCGACAGGCAATACTGTGTCTGGCAACCCCTCAACCACAGCAGGGAAAACAGCGACTGGCAATGCTGCGACAGGCAATACTGTGTCTGGCAACCCCTCAACCACAGCAGGGAAAACAGCGACTGGCAGCGCAGCAACTGCCAATGCTGCAACCAAAGCTGTTAGTGCAGCGACTGGCAATTCTGTGTCTGGCAACCCCGCAACCACAGCAGGGAACATAACGACTGGCAGCACAGCAAGCGCCAATGCTGCAACCACAGCGACTGGCAATGGAGCAACCATAGCAGGGAACGCAGTGACTGGCAATGTTGCAACTGGCAACACGGCAACAAGTAATGCTGAGACCACAACTGGCAACGCAGCAACTGGGAACCCCGCAACCACAGCAGGGAACGCAGTGACTGGCAATGTTGCAACTGGCAACACGGCAACAGGTAATGCTGCAACCACAACTGGCAACGCACCAACTGGGATCCCCGCAACCACAGCAGGGAACGCAGTGACTGGCAATGCTGAAACCACAGCTGGCAATGCGGCAACCACAGCTGTCAGTGCTGCAACTGGCAACCCCGCAACCACAGCAAGGAGCACAGCAACTGGCAACGCCGCAACCACAGCTGGCAATGTTGCCACTGGCAACACAGCAACAGGTACTGCTGTAACCACAGCTGGCAACGCAGCAACTGGCAATAGTGCGTCTGGCAACACAGCAACCACAGGAGGGAACCCAGCAACTGGCAACCCCGCAACAACACCAGGTAACACAACAACTGGCAATGCTGCGACTGGTAACCCTGCAACCACAGCAGGCAACGTAGCGACTGGCAACACAGCAATTGGCAGCGTCATGACTGTCAACACTGGAGCCACAATGACAGCCATTGCGACACACCCATGCAAAGTAACAAACACCGCAGTTGCGTCCACCCACGTGGGCAGCATCCTCACATGTCACCTCGCTGTGGCATTTCTTAAACTCTACGCAATATAA
- the ccdc86 gene encoding coiled-coil domain-containing protein 86, with protein MSESGDGITAKQTAHVVDEDQQSPLMATRTRSGRMVRRPSAFRGCETPVTSGRRTRSAVTPKQKEPEAESPEPDEEKPAECVGPETAEEKPAECDGPKTAEEHPLEPEAVEPRTDPAAEVDIAGQLSKPTPIEKVPETPKTKSQPPKKVLLGQNVKATVVVPLGKPKSGRVWKDRNKQRFSALVRDASLCTSWEKKMQAKREKKLVHNYMLELKEQKAKVKEDKRKRREENLKRRAENERKAEIVQVIRNTAKIKRMKKKQLRKIEKRDTLTLLENSKNNNQNQNNNKSKRAKKSKTPNLT; from the exons ATGTCGGAAAGCGGCGATGGAATCACCGCGAAACAGACGGCACACGTGGTGGACGAAGATCAACAATCACCCCTCATGGCCACGCGGACCCGCAGCGGCCGCATGGTGCGTCGCCCATCCGCATTCCGGGGCTGTGAAACCCCGGTAACTTCTGGGAGGAGGACCAGGAGCGCCGTCACACCCAAGCAAAAAGAACCGGAGGCAGAGTCGCCGGAGCCGGACGAAGAGAAGCCCGCAGAATGTGTCGGACCGGAGACCGCGGAGGAGAAGCCCGCAGAATGCGACGGACCGAAGACCGCGGAGGAGCATCCTCTTGAACCCGAGGCGGTGGAGCCTCGCACAGACCCCGCAGCTGAGGTTGACATAGCCGGCCAGTTGTCCAAGCCAACACCAATAGAAAAAGTCCCAGAGACCCCGAAGACGAAGTCGCAACCCCCCAAGAAGGTTCTTCTGGGGCAGAATGTGAAAGCCACTGTGGTTGTTCCCCTGGGCAAGCCAAAATCAGGCAGAGTGTGGAAGGACCGCAACAAACAGAG GTTCTCCGCGCTGGTACGAGACGCGTCGCTGTGCACCTCCtgggagaagaagatgcaggccAAGCGGGAGAAGAAGCTCGTGCACAACTACATGTTGGAGCTGAAAGAGCAGAAGGCCAAAGTGAAAGAG GACAAGCGGAAACGCCGAGAGGAGAACTTGAAGCGGCGAGCGGAGAACGAACGCAAAGCGGAGATCGTGCAAGTG aTCCGAAACACTGCGAAGATcaagaggatgaagaagaagcagcTGAGGAAGATCGAAAAGCGCGACACGCTCACTCTGCTggaaaattccaaaaacaacaaccagaaccagaacaacaacaagagcAAACGGGCAAAGAAAAGCAAGACTCCAAATTTGACTTGA
- the LOC133505824 gene encoding circumsporozoite protein-like, with the protein MLRLGMLQPQLEMQRLATQQPTAGNAVTGNAATTTGNAATGNAATANAATGNGATTAVNAATGNAATGNAATTAGNAVTGNAATTTGNAATGNAATGNAATGNGATTAVNAATGNAATGNAATTAGNAVTGNAATTTGNAATGNAATANAATGNGATTAVNAATGNAATGNAATTAGNAVTGNAATTTGNAATGNAATGNAATGNGATTAVNAATGNAATGNAATTAGNAVTGNAATTTGNAATGNAATGNAATGNGATTAVNAATGNAATGNAATTAGNAVTGNAATTTGNAATGNAAATANAATGNGATTAVNAATGNAATGNAATTAGNAVTGNAATTTGNAATGNAATTAGNAATANAATGNAATTAGNAVTGNAATTPGNAATGNAVTGNAATTTGNAATGNAATGNAATTAGNAGTGNGATTARNAATGNAATTAVNAATGNPATTAGNPVTGNAGTTGANAATGNAATGITATGNAATTAVNAATGNAATTAGNPATGNAGTTGGNAATGNAATGSVMTTNAAITAGRTDNTAATMTAAATNTAVASTHVGSILTCHLAVAFLKLYAI; encoded by the coding sequence ATGCTGCGACTGGGAATGCTGCAACCACAACTGGAAATGCAGCGACTGGCAACGCAGCAACCAACAGCAGGGAACGCAGTGACAGGCAATGCTGCAACCACAACTGGAAATGCAGCGACTGGCAACGCAGCAACTGCCAATGCTGCGACTGGCAACGGCGCAACCACAGCAGTGAATGCAGCAACTGGCAATGCTGCGACTGGCAACGCTGCAACCACAGCAGGGAACGCAGTGACTGGCAATGCTGCAACCACAACTGGAAATGCAGCGACTGGCAACGCAGCAACTGGCAACGCTGCGACTGGCAACGGCGCAACCACAGCAGTGAATGCAGCAACTGGCAATGCTGCGACTGGCAACGCTGCAACCACAGCAGGGAACGCAGTGACTGGCAATGCTGCAACCACAACTGGAAATGCAGCGACTGGCAACGCAGCAACTGCCAATGCTGCGACTGGCAACGGCGCAACCACAGCAGTGAATGCAGCAACTGGCAATGCTGCGACTGGCAACGCTGCAACCACAGCAGGGAACGCAGTGACTGGCAATGCTGCAACCACAACTGGAAATGCAGCGACTGGCAACGCAGCAACTGGCAACGCTGCGACTGGCAACGGCGCAACCACAGCAGTGAATGCAGCAACTGGCAATGCTGCGACTGGCAACGCTGCAACCACAGCAGGGAACGCAGTGACTGGCAATGCTGCAACCACAACTGGAAATGCAGCGACTGGCAACGCAGCAACTGGCAACGCTGCGACTGGCAACGGCGCAACCACAGCAGTGAATGCAGCAACTGGCAATGCTGCGACTGGCAACGCTGCAACCACAGCAGGGAACGCAGTGACTGGCAATGCTGCAACCACAACTGGAAATGCAGCGACTGGCAACGCAGCAGCAACTGCCAATGCTGCGACTGGCAACGGCGCAACCACAGCAGTGAATGCAGCAACTGGAAATGCTGCGACTGGCAACGCTGCAACCACAGCAGGGAACGCAGTGACTGGGAATGCTGCAACCACAACTGGAAATGCAGCGACTGGCAACGCTGCAACCACAGCAGGTAATGCAGCAACTGCCAATGCTGCGACTGGCAACGCCGCAACCACAGCAGGGAACGCAGTGACTGGCAATGCAGCAACCACACCTGGAAATGCAGCGACTGGCAATGCTGTGACGGGCAATGCTGCAACCACAACTGGAAATGCAGCGACTGGCAACGCAGCAACTGGCAATGCCGCAACCACGGCAGGGAATGCAGGAACTGGCAATGGTGCAACCACAGCTCGCAACGCAGCGACTGGCAACGCCGCAACCACAGCAGTGAATGCAGCGACTGGCAACCCTGCAACCACAGCAGGGAACCCAGTGACTGGCAATGCAGGAACCACAGGAGCGAATGCAGCGACTGGCAACGCAGCAACTGGCATTACTGCGACTGGCAACGCCGCAACCACAGCAGTGAATGCAGCGACTGGCAACGCCGCAACCACAGCAGGGAACCCAGCGACTGGTAATGCAGGAACCACAGGAGGGAATGCAGCGACTGGCAACGCAGCAACTGGCAGCGTCATGACTACCAACGCTGCCATCACAGCTGGCAGGACTGACAACACTGCAGCCACAATGACAGCAGCGGCGACAAACACCGCAGTTGCGTCCACCCACGTGGGCAGCATCCTCACATGTCACCTCGCTGTGGCATTTCTTAAACTCTACGCAATATAA
- the LOC133505822 gene encoding circumsporozoite protein-like, producing MRIAFLREKMLLLILLQLLIMASTNAQSIAPLTTPSAVTGNAATGTAINTANNAATDSAGTGNAATTAVNAASGNAATTARNAVTGNAATGNAATTAGNAATGNAATTAGNAATGNAGTTAGNAATGNAATRARNAATGNAATTAVNPATGNNATPAGNAATGNAATGNAATTAGNAVSGNPTTIAGNIATGNAATTAGNAATGNAATTGGNAVTGNGVTGNPATTAGNVATGNAATTAGNAATGNAVTGNAATGNAATRAVNAATGNAATGNAATTTGNAATGNAATTAGNAVTGNAATTTGNAATGNAATANAATGNGATTAVNAATGNAATGNAATTAGNAVTGNAATTTGNAATGNAATGNAATGNGATTAVNAATEQGTQQLAMRQPQLLILRLATMQPQQECSDWQRSNR from the exons ATGAGAATTGCTTTTTTGCGAGAAAAAATGCTCTTGCTAATCCTGCTCCAACTCCTGATCATGG CATCCACAAATGCTCAGTCCATTGCGCCCCTCACCACGCCCAGTGCTGTTACTGGTAATGCAGCAACTGGCACTGCCATAAACACAGCAAACAATGCAGCAACTGACAGTGCTGGAACTGGCAACGCAGCAACCACAGCTGTCAATGCTGCATCTGGTAATGCTGCTACCACAGCAAGGAACGCAGTGACTGGCAATGCTGCAACTGGCAACGCCGCAACTACAGCTGGCAATGCAGCAACTGGCAATGCCGCAACCACAGCAGGGAATGCAGCAACAGGCAACGCTGGAACCACGGCTGGCAATGCTGCGACTGGCAATGCGGCAACCAGAGCAAGGAACGCAGCAACTGGCAATGCGGCAACCACAGCTGTTAATCCTGCGACTGGCAACAATGCAACCCCAGCAGGGAATGCAGCGACTGGCAACGCAGCAACAGGTAATGCTGCAACCACAGCTGGCAATGCTGTGAGTGGCAACCCCACAACCATAGCAGGGAACATAGCGACTGGCAACGCAGCAACCACAGCAGGGAATGCAGCGACTGGCAATGCAGCAACCACAGGAGGGAATGCAGTAACTGGGAATGGAGTGACTGGCAACCCTGCAACCACAGCAGGGAACGTAGCGACTGGCAATGCAGCAACCACAGCTGGAAATGCAGCGACTGGCAACGCAGTAACTGGCAATGCTGCAACTGGCAACGCCGCAACCAGAGCAGTGAATGCAGCAACTGGCAATGCTGCGACTGGGAATGCTGCAACCACAACTGGAAATGCAGCGACTGGCAACGCAGCAACCACAGCAGGGAACGCAGTGACAGGCAATGCTGCAACCACAACTGGAAATGCAGCGACTGGCAACGCAGCAACTGCCAATGCTGCGACTGGCAACGGCGCAACCACAGCAGTGAATGCAGCAACTGGCAATGCTGCGACTGGCAACGCTGCAACCACAGCAGGGAACGCAGTGACTGGCAATGCTGCAACCACAACTGGAAATGCAGCGACTGGCAACGCAGCAACTGGCAACGCTGCGACTGGCAACGGCGCAACCACAGCAGTGAATGCAGCAACTG AGCAAGGAACGCAGCAACTGGCAATGCGGCAACCACAGCTGTTAATCCTGCGACTGGCAACAATGCAACCCCAGCAGGAATGCAGCGACTGGCAACGCAGCAACAGGTAA